The Roseateles sp. XES5 genome window below encodes:
- a CDS encoding sugar-binding transcriptional regulator has translation MPIAKLKPRTSAPREEIVIARQMHQALVLHFLEGLTQAQIADQLGISHATVNRLIKRGRQLGLVEIKIKSPVEPLVDMEERLLALGGIGRAVVVPTVSDNPQTALQAVGEAAARLLIEEIADGDTICITGGKGVGAVVAGLQAPRRFDVEVIPATGCVQGKHYTDVNHVSTLMAERLGGRSYQIHAPLFADDAAQRAMLMNMRSVADVFQRAREAKVAVVGIGSILSADSTYYDLHPSSSTDRNAIEHSGASAELLAHLLDGRGRVCEYSLNRALVSLTLEEFASIPTKIGVASGLNKAGSILSVLRGSHLDTLVTDEATGARILELASEEGLTA, from the coding sequence ATGCCGATCGCCAAACTGAAGCCCCGCACGAGCGCCCCGCGCGAAGAGATCGTCATCGCCCGCCAGATGCACCAGGCGCTCGTCCTGCACTTCCTGGAAGGCCTGACGCAGGCGCAGATCGCCGACCAGCTCGGCATCTCGCACGCCACCGTCAACCGCCTCATCAAGCGCGGTCGCCAGCTCGGCCTCGTCGAGATCAAGATCAAGTCGCCGGTCGAGCCGCTGGTGGACATGGAGGAACGGCTTCTGGCGCTGGGTGGCATCGGCCGCGCCGTGGTGGTGCCGACCGTTTCGGACAATCCGCAGACCGCCCTGCAGGCGGTCGGGGAGGCGGCTGCGCGACTGCTCATCGAAGAGATCGCCGATGGCGACACGATCTGCATCACCGGCGGCAAGGGCGTCGGCGCCGTCGTAGCGGGGCTTCAGGCGCCGCGCCGCTTCGATGTCGAGGTCATCCCGGCGACGGGCTGCGTCCAGGGCAAGCACTATACGGACGTCAACCACGTCTCGACGCTGATGGCCGAACGGCTGGGCGGGCGCTCCTACCAGATCCATGCGCCACTCTTCGCCGACGATGCCGCGCAGCGCGCGATGCTGATGAACATGCGCTCCGTCGCGGATGTCTTCCAGCGGGCGCGGGAAGCCAAGGTGGCCGTCGTCGGTATCGGTTCGATCCTCAGCGCCGACTCGACCTATTACGATCTGCACCCGTCTTCCAGCACGGACCGTAACGCCATCGAGCATTCCGGTGCGAGCGCGGAACTCCTGGCCCATTTGCTCGATGGCAGGGGCCGGGTCTGCGAGTACAGTCTCAACCGTGCTCTCGTCTCGCTGACCCTTGAGGAATTCGCCTCGATCCCGACCAAGATCGGCGTTGCGAGCGGGCTCAACAAGGCCGGCTCCATCCTCTCCGTCCTGCGCGGCAGCCATCTCGACACGCTCGTCACCGACGAGGCGACCGGCGCGCGCATCCTTGAACTGGCATCCGAAGAAGGACTTACCGCATGA
- a CDS encoding ABC transporter permease, with translation MAIDTMAAAAPKTSSIKRFGTMREAGLIAIILAIGVIMTFASPHFLTLGNFRAMLMSFSVEGIVVVGMTILLIVGGIDLAVGSVVCFAMVLSGSLFLAGLDPWTASLAGIAASSAIGGIMGFFVTVVGLNHFITSLAAMVIVRGLCLIITKGTPLSLFTLPAGFKAVGQGTFYGVPYVILIFVAVVVLFDFLLRRATAFRKVFYTGSNEKAALYSGIKTNQVKFWVTVLCSTLAGVAGVIYMSRFGAATPTFGVGMELNIIAAAVIGGASLSGGSGTILGAILGMALLSLVTSSLILLNVSVYWQDMIKGCILLAAVSIDHFLHKRKAA, from the coding sequence ATGGCAATCGACACGATGGCGGCGGCTGCGCCGAAAACATCGTCCATCAAGCGCTTCGGCACGATGCGGGAAGCCGGGCTGATCGCGATCATCCTCGCCATCGGCGTGATCATGACCTTCGCCTCGCCGCACTTCCTGACGCTCGGCAACTTCCGCGCCATGCTGATGAGCTTTTCGGTGGAGGGGATCGTCGTCGTCGGCATGACGATCCTGCTGATCGTCGGCGGCATCGACTTGGCGGTCGGCTCCGTCGTCTGCTTCGCCATGGTGCTGTCGGGTTCGCTCTTTCTTGCCGGCCTCGACCCCTGGACGGCATCGCTCGCCGGCATTGCCGCCAGCAGCGCCATCGGCGGCATCATGGGCTTCTTCGTGACGGTCGTCGGCCTCAACCATTTCATCACGTCGCTGGCGGCGATGGTGATCGTGCGCGGCCTTTGCCTCATCATCACCAAGGGCACGCCGCTCTCGCTCTTCACGCTGCCGGCCGGCTTCAAGGCGGTGGGGCAGGGCACCTTCTACGGCGTTCCCTATGTCATCCTGATCTTCGTCGCCGTCGTCGTGCTGTTCGATTTCCTGCTGCGCCGGGCGACCGCCTTCCGCAAGGTGTTCTATACCGGCAGCAACGAGAAGGCCGCGCTCTATTCCGGCATCAAGACCAACCAGGTGAAGTTCTGGGTGACGGTGCTGTGCTCGACGCTCGCCGGGGTCGCAGGCGTCATCTACATGTCCCGCTTCGGCGCGGCGACGCCCACCTTCGGCGTCGGCATGGAGCTGAACATCATCGCCGCGGCGGTCATCGGCGGGGCCTCGCTCAGCGGCGGCTCGGGCACGATCCTCGGGGCCATCCTCGGCATGGCGCTGCTCTCGCTCGTCACCTCGTCGCTGATCCTGCTCAACGTCTCGGTCTATTGGCAGGACATGATCAAGGGCTGCATTCTGCTCGCCGCCGTTTCCATCGACCATTTCCTGCACAAGCGGAAGGCCGCCTGA
- a CDS encoding sugar ABC transporter ATP-binding protein, whose translation MAEPVLTIHGVTKHFGAVKALTDVGFTLERGEIHALCGENGAGKSTLMNIIAGVLQPTEGEIRVDGKPVRIASPAAAQSLGIGLVHQEIALCPDATVAENMFMAATNRRRSPFMNYRALERDAQAVMNRLAAIDVRRKVADLPISSQQLVEIAKALTLDCRVLILDEPTAALTETEAQQLFAIIRDLKANGISIIYISHRMAEIFSLCDRVTVFRDGRYVCTDRIADVTPDDVVRRMVGREITQLYPAKLDPQEASGETILDVDGLGDGVRFQNVSFSLRKGEILGIGGLIGSGRTEIAEGICGLRSHVTGTVRLHGAPRKIASYADAVKAGIVYLSEDRKGSGVFLDMSIAQNISVLDLKALTNAAGLLDSRAEAALAEDFAKRLAVRMGGIEAPVKSLSGGNQQKVAIAKQLAVKPKVILMDEPTRGIDVGAKTEIHRLLRDLARSGIGIVVISSEMPELLGLADRVLVVREGQIAGELGADEMSEEAVIRLASGLGAAQAAHHAA comes from the coding sequence ATGGCGGAGCCGGTGCTCACCATTCATGGCGTGACCAAGCATTTCGGGGCGGTGAAGGCGTTGACGGATGTCGGCTTCACGCTCGAGCGCGGCGAGATTCACGCGCTCTGCGGCGAGAACGGCGCCGGCAAGTCGACGCTAATGAACATCATCGCGGGCGTGCTGCAGCCGACCGAGGGCGAAATCCGCGTCGACGGCAAGCCGGTCCGCATCGCGTCTCCGGCCGCCGCCCAGTCGCTCGGCATCGGCCTCGTGCATCAGGAAATCGCGCTCTGCCCGGACGCGACGGTCGCCGAAAACATGTTCATGGCAGCCACCAACCGCCGCCGCTCGCCCTTCATGAACTACCGTGCGCTGGAACGCGACGCGCAGGCCGTTATGAACCGCCTTGCCGCCATCGATGTCCGCCGCAAGGTGGCGGACCTGCCGATCTCCAGCCAGCAGCTTGTCGAGATCGCCAAGGCCCTGACGCTCGATTGCCGCGTGCTGATCCTCGACGAGCCGACCGCCGCGCTGACCGAAACCGAGGCGCAGCAACTCTTTGCGATCATTCGCGACCTCAAGGCGAATGGTATCTCGATCATCTATATCAGCCACCGCATGGCCGAGATTTTCAGCCTGTGCGACCGGGTAACCGTCTTCCGCGACGGCCGCTACGTCTGCACAGACCGCATCGCCGACGTGACGCCCGACGACGTGGTGCGCCGCATGGTGGGCCGTGAGATCACGCAGCTCTATCCGGCAAAGCTCGACCCGCAGGAAGCCAGCGGCGAAACGATCCTCGATGTCGATGGTCTCGGCGACGGCGTGCGCTTCCAGAATGTCAGCTTCAGCTTACGAAAAGGCGAGATCCTGGGGATCGGCGGCCTGATCGGCTCCGGCCGCACGGAGATCGCCGAAGGCATCTGCGGCCTGCGCTCGCATGTCACGGGCACGGTGCGCCTGCATGGCGCGCCCCGGAAGATCGCGTCCTATGCCGATGCCGTGAAGGCGGGCATCGTCTATCTCTCCGAGGACCGCAAGGGGTCCGGCGTCTTTCTCGACATGTCCATCGCGCAGAACATTTCCGTGCTGGACCTCAAGGCGCTCACCAATGCCGCGGGTCTGCTCGACAGCCGCGCCGAGGCGGCGCTTGCGGAGGATTTCGCAAAGCGGCTCGCCGTTCGCATGGGCGGCATCGAAGCGCCCGTCAAGTCGCTGTCCGGCGGCAACCAGCAGAAGGTGGCGATCGCCAAGCAGCTGGCGGTGAAGCCGAAGGTCATCCTGATGGACGAGCCGACGCGCGGCATCGATGTCGGCGCCAAGACGGAAATTCACCGCCTGTTGCGCGACCTGGCGCGCTCGGGCATCGGTATCGTCGTCATATCATCGGAAATGCCGGAACTGCTGGGCCTTGCCGACCGCGTGCTGGTCGTGCGGGAAGGGCAGATCGCAGGGGAACTGGGCGCGGACGAGATGTCGGAAGAAGCCGTCATCCGCCTTGCCTCGGGGCTCGGCGCGGCGCAGGCGGCCCATCATGCCGCGTGA